From a region of the Podospora pseudopauciseta strain CBS 411.78 chromosome 7 map unlocalized CBS411.78m_7, whole genome shotgun sequence genome:
- the TIF32 gene encoding eukaryotic translation initiation factor 3 subunit A (BUSCO:EOG0926112A; EggNog:ENOG503NU0R; COG:J), whose translation MPPPPHQKPENVLKRAHELIGVNQAPAALTLLHEHITSKRSRNVPITSLEPVMLLLVELSVEQKKGKLAKDALYQYKNIAQNTNVGTIELVLKKFIELAAEKVTAAQQKADEVQSSIEATTTSDNVEDLEASETPESILLATVSGEQSRDRTDRAIVTPWLKFLWEAYRTVLDILRNNARLELLYQSTAMQAFDFCLKYTRKTEFRRLCELLRNHVQTAAKYSAQMHAINLSDPDTLQRHLETRFQQLNVAVELELWQEAFRSVEDIHTLLNLSKRPPKNIMMANYYEKLTRIFLVGENYLFHAAAWSRYYNLLRQSAAIVAAGGKKSENPPTSEADLQKAATFVVLSALSIPVISTSRSRGAMVDFDEARKNKNSRLTHLLGMSQAPTRALLFRDALSKSLIRRCRPEIRDLYNILEVDFHPLSICKKISPILAKIGADEEMQKYIIPLQQVILTRLFQQLSQVYETVDLDFVESLAQFPEPFQVTRATIEKFIMNGNKKGDLAIRMDHATGVLSFDADVFSSAKAAHAGSSAGSAESETGSVQRLQSTPSQIVRSQLTRVAEVLYTTCQYIDPKFNEARIQARDAAFARAKAGAEKEHLEILARKEIIQKRKDKASEAQAARDKENARKKMVQEQLLQQAEAARLAEEQKLREAKRLANEREQIKRKEVESMLKDMKLEDLAGEDLDTLDSNKIRMIKLQQLEREKNTVAEKLRITGKRLDHLERAFRKEEAKKLPEDYAKQRERDLKAYELTKAQTLKEAEEKHKADVEIKHRLSRLMPFYESFRSNLHERRRDEFEKRRRDADRELEKMINARKKEYRDRKIREKREREEKERALREAEERAAREKEEEERRKEAKKEEMARIKEEREKEREKAREAQARQQQREEEAMARRKAEKAADTAPIRREIPPVEAPSAAGPPRIALAGNRPSWREREAAKAAGGAPPEPAAAAPPPARAPPVERTDSNERPPAAGGPPRLALAGKTGGSSWREREAARAAGGGAPIPERPAPQGRVSSGRGGAPIEREGSGRGEPAKDGATPEPLKASGAPGKYVPKWRRDNA comes from the exons ATG cctcccccaccccatcagAAGCCCGAGAATGTTCTCAAGAGGGCCCACGAACTCATCGGAGTTAACCAGGCCCCCGCggccctcaccctcctccacgagCACATCACATCGAAGCGGTCTCGCAATGTCCCCATCACATCGTTGGAGCCTGTGATGCTCCTGTTGGTCGAGCTCTCGGTCGAacagaagaagggcaagctCGCCAAGGATGCTCTCTACCAGTACAAGAATATTGCTCAGAACACCAATGTTGGCACGATCGAG CTTGTTCTCAAGAAGTTCATCGAGTTGGCTGCCGAAAAGGTCACCGCTGCTCAGCAAAAGGCCGACGAGGTTCAGTCCAGCATCGAGgcgaccaccacctccgacAACGTTGAGGATCTCGAAGCCAGCGAAACCCCCGAGTCCATCCTCTTGGCCACCGTCTCCGGCGAGCAGTCCCGGGATCGTACCGACCGTGCCATTGTCACCCCCTGGTTAAAGTTCCTGTGGGAGGCGTACCGCACAGTTCTGGACATTCTCCGCAACAATGCTCGTCTCGAGTTGCTCTACCAGAGCACTGCCATGCAGGCGTTCGACTTCTGCCTCAAGTACACCCGCAAGACCGAGTTCCGCCGTCTTTGCGAGCTTCTCCGCAACCATGTCCAAACTGCTGCCAAGTACTCGGCTCAAATGCATGCCATCAACTTGAGCGACCCGGATACCCTGCAGCGCCACCTCGAGACTCGTTTCCAGCAGCTTAACGTGGCGGTCGAGCTTGAGCTCTGGCAGGAGGCCTTCCGCAGTGTTGAGGACatccacaccctcctcaacctgAGCAAGCGCCCCCCCAAGAACATCATGATGGCCAACTACTACGAGAAGCTCACCCGTatcttcctcgtcggcgAGAACTACCTGTTCCACGCTGCTGCCTGGTCCCGCTACTACAACTTGCTCCGCCAGTCTGCTGCCATTGTTGCGGCCGGTGGCAAGAAGTCCGAGAACCCCCCAACCAGCGAGGCTGATCTCCAGAAGGCTGCCACTTTCGTCGTTCTCTCGGCCCTGTCCATTCCCGTCATCAGcacctcccgctcccgcgGTGCCATGGTCGACTTCGACGAGGCTCGCAAGAACAAGAACTCGCGTCTCACTCACCTCCTCGGCATGTCTCAGGCCCCTACCCGTGCGCTCCTCTTCCGTGATGCTCTGTCCAAGTCTTTGAtccgccgctgccgccccGAGATCCGCGACCTCTACAACATTCTCGAGGTCGacttccaccccctctcgATTTGCAAGAAGATCTCCCCCATCTTGGCCAAGATTGGGGCCGATGAGGAGATGCAAAAGTACATCATTCCTCTTCAGCAGGTCATCCTCACTCGTCTCTTCCAGCAGCTTTCTCAGGTGTACGAGACTGTCGACCTGGACTTTGTCGAGTCCCTAGCTCAGTTCCCCGAGCCTTTCCAGGTTACCCGCGCCACGATTGAGAAGTTCATCATGAACGGCAACAAGAAGGGTGATCTCGCCATCCGCATGGACCATGCCACCGGTGTCCTTAGTTTTGATGCCGATGttttctcctccgccaaggCTGCCCACGCTGGCTCCTCTGCCGGCTCTGCTGAAAGCGAGACTGGCTCCGTTCAGCGTCTCCAGAGCACTCCTTCCCAGATTGTGCGCTCTCAGCTCACCCGCGTCGCCGAGGTTCTTTACACCACATGCCAGTACATTGATCCCAAGTTCAACGAGGCCCGCATCCAGGCTCGCGATGCTGCTTTCGCTCGTGCCAAGGCTGGTGCTGAGAAGGAGCACCTCGAGATCCTCGCCAGAAAGGAGATTATTCAGAAGCGCAAGGACAAGGCCTCTGAGGCTCAGGCCGCCCGGGATAAGGAGAACGCTCGCAAGAAGATGGTTCAGGAGCAGCTTCTCCAGCAAGCCGAGGCTGCCCGTTTGGCTGAGGAGCAGAAGCTTCGTGAAGCCAAGCGTCTCGCCAACGAACGGGAGCAGATCAAGCGCAAGGAGGTCGAGAGCATGCTCAAGGATATGAAGCTTGAGGATCTGGCTGGTGAGGACCTCGATACCCTGGACAGCAACAAGATCCGCATGATCAAGCTGCAGCAGCTTGAACGTGAGAAGAACACGGTTGCCGAGAAGCTCCGCATCACCGGCAAGCGTCTTGACCACTTGGAGCGTGCTTTCAGAAAGGAGGAGGCTAAGAAACTCCCCGAGGACTATGCTAAGCAGCGCGAGCGTGATCTCAAGGCCTATGAGTTGACTAAGGCCCAAACTctcaaggaggccgaggagaagcacAAGGCTGATGTCGAGATCAAACACCGCCTGTCTCGCCTGATGCCATTCTACGAGTCATTCAGATCTAACCTCCACGAGCGCCGCCGCGACGAGTTTGAGAAGAGACGTCGTGATGCCGACCGcgagttggagaagatgatCAATGCTCGCAAGAAGGAGTACCGCGATCGCAAGATCCGCGAGAAGAGGGAGcgtgaggagaaggagcgtGCCCTCCgcgaggccgaggagcgTGCCGccagggagaaggaggaggaggagaggagaaaggaggccaagaaggaggagatggccaGAATCAAGGAGGAACGCGAGAAGGAACGCGAGAAGGCTCGCGAGGCCCAGGCCCGCCAGCAACAAcgcgaggaggaagccatGGCCCGTcgcaaggccgagaaggctgCCGACACTGCTCCTATCCGCCGGGAGATTCCACCAGTGGAGGCCCCCTCGGCCGCCGGCCCCCCCCGTATTGCCCTTGCCGGCAACAGACCCAGCTGGAGAGAACGCGAAgcggccaaggctgccgGTGGTGCCCCACCAGAgcccgctgccgccgctcctcctccggccagAGCTCCTCCTGTCGAGCGGACCGACTCCAACGAGCGCCCTCCTGCCGCTGGTGGTCCTCCCCGCCTCGCCCTTGCTGGCAAGACTGGAGGCTCCAGCTGGCGTGAGAGAGAGGCTGCTAGAGctgctggcggtggtgctccTATTCCCGAGCGCCCTGCTCCTCAAGGCAGAGTGTCTTCTGGT